In one Winogradskyella sp. MH6 genomic region, the following are encoded:
- the fusA gene encoding elongation factor G: MAQRDLKFTRNIGIAAHIDAGKTTTTERILYYTGVSHKIGEVHDGAATMDWMEQEQERGITITSAATTCTWNFPLENGQPTPDTKGYHFNIIDTPGHVDFTVEVNRSLRVLDGLVFLFSAVDGVEPQSETNWRLADNYKVPRIGFVNKMDRQGSNFMAVCQQVKDMLGSNAVPIVMNIGDEADFKGIVDLVKNRAIVWHDETQGSTFDVIDIPEELKAEAAELRAQLIEEVASYDENLLEKFMEDEDSITEEEVHAALRAAVMDMSIIPMICGSAFKNKGVQFLLDAVCRYLPSPVDKDAIMGTDPDTEKEISRKPDVKEPFSALAFKIATDPFVGRLAFFRAYSGRLDAGSYVLNNRSGKKERISRIYQMHSNKQNAIEYIEAGDIGAAVGFKDIKTGDTLSDEKAPIVLESMDFPDPVIGIAVEPKTKADVDKLGMSLAKLAEEDPTFTVRTDEASGQTIISGMGELHLDIIVDRLKREFKVEVNQGQPQVEYKEAITQRAEHREVYKKQSGGRGKFADIVFTLEPAEEGKVGLEFVSEIKGGNVPKEFVPSVEKGFKMAMVNGPLAGYEVDAMKVTLTDGSYHDVDSDQLSFELAAKLGFKAAAKAAKAVIMEPIMKLEVLTPEEYMGDIVGDLNRRRGQVNNMSDRAGSKVIKAEVPLSEMFGYVTSLRTLSSGRATSTMEFSHYAETPSNISEEVIKAAKGVEA; encoded by the coding sequence ATGGCACAAAGAGATTTAAAATTCACAAGAAATATAGGTATTGCAGCACATATTGATGCTGGAAAAACAACAACAACAGAACGTATTCTTTACTATACTGGTGTTTCTCACAAGATTGGTGAGGTGCATGATGGTGCGGCTACTATGGACTGGATGGAGCAAGAGCAAGAAAGGGGTATTACAATTACTTCTGCTGCTACTACTTGTACATGGAACTTTCCATTAGAGAATGGTCAACCAACTCCAGATACAAAAGGATACCACTTTAATATTATCGATACTCCTGGTCACGTTGACTTTACAGTTGAGGTGAACCGTTCTTTACGTGTATTAGATGGTTTAGTTTTCTTATTTAGTGCGGTTGATGGTGTAGAGCCTCAGTCTGAAACTAACTGGAGACTTGCAGATAACTATAAAGTACCACGTATAGGTTTCGTAAACAAAATGGACCGTCAAGGATCTAACTTTATGGCAGTATGTCAGCAGGTAAAAGATATGTTAGGGTCTAACGCTGTGCCAATCGTTATGAACATTGGTGACGAAGCTGATTTTAAAGGTATCGTAGATTTAGTAAAAAACCGTGCAATCGTTTGGCACGATGAAACACAAGGGTCTACTTTCGATGTTATCGATATTCCAGAAGAATTAAAAGCAGAAGCTGCTGAGTTAAGAGCTCAGTTAATAGAAGAGGTTGCTAGTTACGATGAAAACCTTCTTGAGAAATTCATGGAAGATGAAGATTCTATTACAGAAGAAGAAGTGCACGCTGCATTAAGAGCTGCTGTAATGGACATGTCTATCATCCCTATGATTTGCGGTTCTGCATTCAAAAATAAAGGTGTACAGTTCTTATTAGATGCTGTGTGTCGTTACCTACCTTCTCCTGTTGATAAGGATGCTATTATGGGTACTGATCCAGATACTGAAAAGGAAATTTCTCGTAAGCCAGATGTAAAAGAGCCTTTCTCTGCATTAGCTTTTAAAATTGCTACAGATCCTTTCGTAGGTCGTTTAGCATTCTTTAGAGCGTATTCAGGTCGTTTAGACGCAGGTTCTTATGTGTTAAATAACAGATCAGGTAAAAAAGAGCGTATTTCTCGTATTTATCAAATGCACTCTAATAAGCAAAATGCTATCGAATATATCGAAGCTGGAGATATAGGTGCGGCTGTAGGTTTTAAAGATATTAAAACAGGTGATACTCTTTCAGATGAAAAAGCACCAATCGTTTTAGAATCTATGGACTTCCCAGATCCAGTAATTGGTATTGCGGTTGAGCCAAAAACTAAGGCAGACGTAGATAAGTTAGGTATGTCTTTAGCAAAATTAGCTGAAGAGGATCCAACATTTACTGTTAGAACAGACGAAGCTTCAGGACAGACTATTATTTCTGGTATGGGTGAGCTTCACTTAGATATTATTGTAGACCGTCTTAAGCGTGAGTTTAAGGTAGAGGTTAACCAAGGTCAACCTCAGGTAGAGTACAAAGAAGCTATTACACAACGTGCAGAACACAGAGAAGTTTATAAAAAGCAATCTGGTGGACGTGGTAAATTTGCTGATATTGTATTTACTCTTGAACCAGCTGAAGAAGGAAAAGTTGGATTAGAATTTGTGTCTGAGATTAAAGGTGGTAACGTTCCTAAAGAATTCGTTCCATCTGTAGAAAAAGGATTCAAAATGGCAATGGTTAATGGTCCATTAGCAGGTTACGAAGTAGATGCTATGAAAGTAACTTTAACGGATGGTTCATACCATGACGTGGATTCTGATCAGTTATCGTTCGAATTAGCTGCTAAGTTAGGATTTAAAGCTGCTGCAAAAGCTGCAAAAGCAGTAATCATGGAGCCGATTATGAAATTGGAGGTGTTAACTCCAGAAGAGTATATGGGTGATATTGTTGGTGACTTAAACCGTCGTCGTGGTCAAGTTAATAACATGAGTGATAGAGCAGGTTCTAAAGTAATAAAAGCTGAAGTGCCATTATCTGAAATGTTCGGTTATGTAACATCATTAAGAACATTGTCTTCAGGTAGAGCAACATCAACAATGGAATTCTCTCACTATGCTGAGACTCCATCAAATATATCAGAAGAAGTAATCAAAGCGGCTAAAGGCGTAGAAGCTTAA
- the rplB gene encoding 50S ribosomal protein L2, with protein MSVRKLKPITSAQRFRVVNGFDAITTDKPEKSLLAPKKRSGGRNSQGKMTMRHMGGGHKKKYRIIDFKRNKTGIPAEVKSIEYDPNRTAFIALLNYQDGEKRYIIAQNGLQVGQNVVSGESGVAPEIGNAMPLSEIPLGTIISCIELRPGQGAVMARSAGAFAQLMARDGKFATIKLPSGETRMVLVTCMATIGVVSNSDHQLLVSGKAGRSRWLGRRPRVRPVVMNPVDHPMGGGEGKSSGGHPRSKNGIPAKGYRTRSKTKASNKYIVERRKK; from the coding sequence ATGTCAGTTAGAAAATTAAAACCGATCACATCAGCTCAGCGTTTTAGAGTAGTAAATGGATTTGACGCCATCACTACTGATAAGCCGGAGAAAAGTTTATTAGCTCCGAAAAAAAGATCTGGTGGTAGAAACAGTCAAGGAAAAATGACCATGCGCCACATGGGTGGAGGTCATAAGAAGAAGTATCGTATTATTGACTTTAAACGTAACAAAACTGGTATTCCAGCAGAAGTTAAGTCAATAGAGTACGATCCAAACAGAACAGCATTTATTGCGTTGTTAAACTATCAAGATGGTGAGAAGAGATATATCATCGCTCAGAATGGTTTGCAAGTAGGTCAAAATGTTGTGTCTGGTGAAAGTGGTGTAGCTCCAGAAATTGGAAATGCAATGCCATTAAGTGAAATACCTTTAGGTACAATCATTTCTTGTATAGAGTTACGTCCTGGTCAAGGTGCTGTTATGGCACGTAGTGCAGGTGCTTTTGCTCAGTTAATGGCAAGAGATGGTAAGTTCGCAACTATAAAATTACCTTCTGGTGAAACTAGAATGGTATTAGTAACGTGTATGGCTACAATTGGTGTTGTCTCTAACTCAGATCATCAGTTGCTAGTATCTGGTAAAGCAGGTAGAAGCAGATGGTTAGGAAGACGTCCAAGAGTAAGACCAGTAGTAATGAACCCAGTAGATCACCCAATGGGTGGTGGTGAAGGTAAATCTTCAGGTGGTCACCCAAGATCTAAGAATGGTATTCCTGCTAAAGGTTACAGAACGCGTTCTAAGACAAAAGCGAGTAATAAGTATATTGTAGAACGTAGAAAGAAATAA
- the rplW gene encoding 50S ribosomal protein L23 — MSILIKPIITEKATAQSELLNAYAFEVNTKANKVEIKKAVEAAYGVSVEKVRTINVRPDRRTRYTKTGIQHGKTNAVKKAIVQLAEGETIDLYANM; from the coding sequence ATGAGTATCTTAATTAAACCTATCATCACAGAAAAAGCAACCGCTCAAAGCGAGTTGTTAAATGCATATGCATTTGAAGTGAACACAAAGGCGAACAAGGTAGAAATTAAAAAAGCGGTTGAGGCTGCTTATGGTGTTTCTGTAGAAAAAGTTCGTACGATAAATGTCCGTCCAGATAGAAGAACTCGTTATACAAAAACGGGTATTCAGCATGGTAAAACAAATGCCGTTAAAAAGGCAATTGTACAACTGGCGGAAGGTGAAACAATAGATTTATACGCTAACATGTAA
- the rplC gene encoding 50S ribosomal protein L3, which translates to MSGLIGKKIGMTSIFDENGKNIPCTVIEAGPCIVTQVRTEEVDGYNALQLGFDDATEKNATKAALGHAKKAGTSVKRKVVEFKGFDKEYKLGDAITVEQFIEGEFVDISGVSKGKGFQGVVKRHGFGGVGQATHGQHNRLRAPGSIGAASYPARVFKGMKMAGRMGGDTVKVENLRVYKVVPEKNLLVVKGCVPGHKNSYVIIEK; encoded by the coding sequence ATGTCTGGGTTAATTGGAAAAAAAATCGGTATGACCAGCATTTTCGATGAAAATGGAAAGAATATTCCATGTACAGTAATCGAAGCAGGTCCATGTATCGTTACCCAAGTCAGAACTGAAGAAGTAGACGGTTATAACGCACTTCAGTTAGGTTTCGATGACGCGACAGAAAAGAACGCTACAAAAGCTGCTTTAGGGCATGCTAAGAAAGCGGGTACTTCTGTAAAACGCAAAGTCGTAGAATTTAAAGGTTTTGACAAGGAGTACAAATTAGGTGATGCTATCACTGTAGAACAATTTATCGAAGGAGAGTTCGTGGATATTTCAGGAGTTTCTAAAGGTAAAGGTTTTCAAGGTGTTGTAAAGCGTCACGGTTTTGGTGGTGTAGGTCAAGCAACGCATGGTCAGCACAACCGTTTAAGAGCTCCAGGTTCTATTGGTGCAGCTTCTTATCCTGCGAGAGTATTCAAAGGAATGAAAATGGCCGGAAGAATGGGTGGTGATACAGTAAAAGTAGAAAATTTAAGAGTTTACAAAGTAGTTCCAGAAAAGAACTTGCTTGTTGTTAAAGGATGTGTTCCTGGTCACAAAAACTCTTACGTAATCATTGAGAAGTAA
- the rplE gene encoding 50S ribosomal protein L5, producing MAYVARLKKEYKDKIVPALTEEFGYKNVMQVPKLEKIVLSRGVGAAVADKKLIDHAVDELTKISGQKAVATISKKDVASFKLRKGMPIGAKVTLRGEQMYEFLDRLVTTALPRVRDFNGIKATGFDGRGNYNLGITEQIIFPEIDIDKINKISGMDITFVTSAETDKEAKSLLTELGLPFKKN from the coding sequence ATGGCTTACGTTGCAAGATTAAAAAAAGAGTACAAGGACAAAATAGTTCCTGCTCTTACAGAAGAATTTGGATATAAAAATGTAATGCAAGTACCTAAGCTTGAAAAGATAGTATTATCTAGAGGTGTTGGTGCTGCTGTTGCAGATAAAAAGTTAATCGATCACGCTGTTGATGAATTAACAAAAATATCTGGGCAAAAAGCTGTAGCTACAATTTCTAAGAAAGACGTTGCATCATTTAAGTTACGTAAAGGAATGCCAATTGGTGCTAAAGTTACTTTACGTGGTGAGCAAATGTATGAGTTCTTAGATAGATTAGTAACAACTGCATTGCCACGAGTTAGAGATTTTAACGGTATTAAAGCTACAGGTTTTGATGGTCGTGGAAATTATAACTTAGGTATTACAGAGCAAATCATTTTCCCTGAAATTGATATCGATAAAATCAACAAAATTTCAGGAATGGATATTACATTTGTGACTTCTGCTGAAACAGACAAAGAAGCGAAGTCTTTATTAACAGAACTAGGATTACCATTTAAAAAGAATTAA
- the rplD gene encoding 50S ribosomal protein L4, with product MKVAVLDINGKDTGRKAELSKDVFAIEPNNHAVYLDVKQYLANQRQGTHKAKERAEITGSTRKIKKQKGTGTARAGSIKSGVFKGGGRMFGPRPRNYGFKLNKNVKRLARKSALSIKANDKAIVVLEDFNFDAPKTKNFVNVLKALEIDNKKSLFVLGDSNNNVYLSSRNLKGSEVVTSSELSTYKIMNANKVVLLEGALEGIESNLSK from the coding sequence ATGAAGGTAGCAGTTTTAGATATAAACGGAAAAGATACGGGTAGAAAAGCTGAGCTTTCTAAAGACGTATTCGCTATAGAGCCTAATAATCATGCGGTTTATTTGGATGTTAAGCAATACTTAGCAAACCAAAGACAAGGAACGCATAAGGCAAAAGAAAGAGCAGAAATAACTGGAAGTACACGTAAGATTAAAAAACAAAAAGGAACAGGTACAGCACGTGCAGGTTCTATTAAGTCTGGTGTATTTAAAGGTGGTGGTCGTATGTTTGGTCCTAGACCAAGAAATTACGGTTTTAAATTAAACAAAAACGTAAAGCGATTAGCACGTAAATCAGCATTAAGTATTAAGGCAAACGATAAGGCTATTGTAGTATTAGAAGATTTTAATTTTGATGCTCCAAAGACTAAGAATTTCGTAAATGTCTTGAAAGCCTTAGAGATAGATAACAAAAAGTCTCTATTTGTGTTGGGTGACTCAAATAATAATGTATATTTGTCGTCGCGCAATTTGAAAGGCTCTGAAGTTGTAACAAGCTCAGAATTAAGCACTTATAAGATTATGAACGCTAATAAAGTGGTTCTTTTAGAGGGTGCATTAGAAGGAATTGAATCGAATTTAAGTAAATAG
- the rplV gene encoding 50S ribosomal protein L22, with amino-acid sequence MGSRKKQMAEAIKAEKKQVAFAKLNNCPTSPRKMRLVADLVRGEKAEKALQILRFSPKEASRRLEKLVMSAIANWQAKNEDADVEEANLFIKEIRVDGGTMLKRLRPAPQGRAHRIRKRSNHVTVVVDSLNKTQS; translated from the coding sequence ATGGGAAGTCGTAAAAAACAAATGGCGGAAGCTATTAAGGCTGAGAAGAAGCAGGTTGCTTTTGCTAAGCTAAATAACTGTCCTACATCTCCAAGAAAAATGCGTTTAGTTGCAGATTTAGTAAGAGGTGAAAAGGCTGAGAAAGCTCTTCAGATTCTTAGATTTAGTCCTAAGGAAGCATCACGTCGTTTAGAAAAATTAGTAATGTCTGCAATTGCAAACTGGCAAGCTAAAAACGAAGATGCTGATGTTGAAGAAGCTAACCTATTTATCAAAGAGATAAGAGTAGATGGTGGTACAATGCTTAAGCGTTTACGTCCAGCTCCTCAAGGTAGAGCACACAGAATTAGAAAAAGATCTAACCACGTTACTGTAGTGGTAGATTCATTAAATAAAACACAAAGCTAA
- the rpsH gene encoding 30S ribosomal protein S8, translated as MYTDPIADYLTRVRNAVKANHRVVEIPASNLKKEITKILFDQGYILSYKFDDTTVQGTIKIALKYNKETKESVIKKIQRISKPGLRKYAGANEMPRILNGLGIAIVSTSHGVMTGKQAQRENVGGEVLCYVY; from the coding sequence ATGTACACAGATCCAATAGCGGATTATTTAACGCGAGTTAGAAATGCTGTGAAAGCTAACCACAGAGTGGTAGAAATTCCTGCATCTAACTTAAAAAAGGAGATAACTAAAATATTATTCGATCAAGGATATATTTTAAGTTACAAATTTGATGACACTACAGTACAAGGTACAATTAAGATTGCCTTAAAGTACAATAAAGAGACAAAAGAGTCTGTTATCAAAAAAATTCAAAGAATCAGTAAACCAGGTTTACGTAAATACGCTGGTGCTAACGAAATGCCAAGAATCTTAAATGGTTTAGGTATTGCAATTGTTTCTACGTCTCACGGAGTGATGACTGGTAAGCAAGCGCAAAGAGAAAACGTTGGTGGCGAAGTATTATGTTACGTATACTAA
- the rplX gene encoding 50S ribosomal protein L24 gives MTKLKIKSGDTVKVIAGDHKGSEGKVLKVLKDKNKAIVEGVNMVKKHTKPSAQNPQGGIVEKEASIHISNLSLLTSKGETTRVGYRMDGDNKVRFSKKSNEVI, from the coding sequence ATGACAAAGCTTAAAATAAAATCAGGAGATACTGTAAAAGTAATAGCTGGAGATCACAAAGGATCTGAAGGTAAAGTGCTTAAAGTATTAAAAGATAAGAACAAAGCCATTGTGGAAGGTGTAAATATGGTGAAGAAACACACTAAGCCAAGTGCACAAAACCCACAAGGTGGTATTGTAGAGAAAGAAGCATCAATTCATATTTCAAACTTGTCTTTATTAACAAGCAAGGGAGAAACTACGAGAGTAGGTTACAGAATGGATGGCGACAATAAAGTAAGATTTTCTAAAAAATCTAATGAAGTAATTTAA
- the rplP gene encoding 50S ribosomal protein L16: MLQPKRTKFRKQQKGRMKGNAGRGHLLSNGTFGIKSLDSSFITARQIEAARIAATRYMKREGSLWIKIFPDKPITKKPLEVRMGKGKGAVEYWAAVVKPGRVLFEVSGVPLEVAQEALRLAAQKLPVKTKFIIARDYEA, encoded by the coding sequence ATGTTACAGCCTAAAAGAACAAAATTTCGTAAGCAGCAAAAAGGTCGTATGAAAGGTAATGCCGGAAGAGGACATTTGTTATCAAATGGTACTTTTGGTATAAAATCTTTAGACTCGTCATTTATAACTGCACGTCAAATAGAAGCAGCTCGTATTGCCGCTACTCGTTATATGAAAAGAGAAGGATCGTTATGGATTAAAATATTTCCAGACAAGCCTATTACAAAAAAGCCTCTTGAAGTACGTATGGGTAAAGGTAAAGGTGCTGTAGAATATTGGGCAGCTGTTGTAAAACCAGGACGCGTATTATTTGAAGTAAGTGGAGTGCCGTTAGAAGTTGCTCAAGAAGCATTACGTTTAGCAGCACAGAAACTTCCAGTAAAAACTAAGTTTATCATTGCTAGAGATTACGAAGCATAA
- the rpsC gene encoding 30S ribosomal protein S3 — MGQKTNPIGNRLGIIRGWESNWYGGNDYGDKLAEDDKIRKYIHARLSKASVSRVIIERTLKLVTVTITTARPGIIIGKGGQEVDKLKEELKKITGKEVQLNIFEIKRPELDAHLVAASIARQIESRISYRRAIKMAIAAAMRMNAEGIKVQISGRLNGAEMARSEHYKEGRIPLSTFRADIDYALVESHTTYGRLGVKVWIMKGEVYGKRELSPLVGLSKQKGKGGRTGNKNQRRRK; from the coding sequence ATGGGACAAAAGACAAATCCAATCGGAAATCGCTTAGGAATTATCAGAGGATGGGAATCTAACTGGTATGGCGGAAATGATTATGGAGACAAACTTGCAGAGGATGATAAAATCCGTAAGTATATCCATGCTCGTTTATCTAAAGCTAGTGTAAGTAGAGTAATTATTGAGCGTACGCTTAAACTTGTAACCGTTACTATCACTACTGCTAGACCTGGTATTATTATCGGTAAAGGTGGTCAAGAGGTAGACAAGCTAAAAGAAGAGCTTAAGAAAATTACTGGTAAAGAAGTTCAATTGAACATCTTTGAAATTAAGAGACCTGAACTAGATGCACATTTAGTAGCAGCAAGTATCGCTCGTCAGATAGAAAGTCGTATTTCTTACAGAAGAGCAATCAAAATGGCTATCGCTGCTGCAATGCGTATGAATGCTGAAGGAATCAAAGTTCAAATTAGTGGTCGTTTAAACGGTGCTGAAATGGCACGTTCTGAGCACTATAAAGAAGGACGTATTCCATTATCTACATTTAGAGCTGATATAGATTATGCTCTTGTTGAATCACATACTACTTATGGTAGATTAGGTGTAAAAGTGTGGATTATGAAAGGCGAAGTATATGGAAAAAGAGAACTTTCTCCATTAGTAGGTCTTTCTAAGCAAAAAGGAAAAGGTGGACGTACTGGAAACAAAAACCAACGTCGAAGAAAGTAA
- the rpsS gene encoding 30S ribosomal protein S19 translates to MARSLKKGPYIHYKLEKKVAENVASNKKTVIKTWSRASMISPDFVGQTIAVHNGRQFVPVYVTENMVGHKLGEFSPTRSFRGHAGAKNKGKK, encoded by the coding sequence ATGGCACGTTCATTAAAAAAAGGACCTTATATCCATTATAAGTTAGAAAAGAAAGTTGCAGAAAATGTAGCTTCAAATAAAAAGACGGTTATTAAGACTTGGTCTAGAGCGTCTATGATTTCACCAGATTTCGTAGGTCAAACAATAGCAGTACACAATGGTCGTCAATTTGTTCCAGTATATGTAACTGAGAATATGGTAGGTCATAAATTAGGAGAATTTTCACCAACAAGATCGTTTAGAGGTCATGCAGGTGCTAAGAATAAAGGTAAAAAATAA
- the rplN gene encoding 50S ribosomal protein L14, producing MVQQESRLKVADNTGAKEVLVIRVLGGTKRRYASVGDKVVVSVKDATPNGSVKKKAVSTAVVVRTAKEVRRPDGSYIRFDDNACVLLNPQGEMRGTRVFGPVARELRDKQFMKIVSLAPEVL from the coding sequence ATGGTACAACAAGAATCAAGATTAAAAGTAGCAGACAACACAGGAGCTAAAGAAGTTTTAGTAATCCGTGTTTTAGGTGGTACAAAAAGAAGATATGCTTCTGTTGGAGATAAGGTAGTAGTTTCTGTAAAAGATGCTACTCCTAATGGAAGTGTAAAGAAAAAAGCAGTTTCTACTGCTGTTGTTGTACGTACAGCTAAAGAAGTAAGACGTCCAGATGGCTCTTACATTAGATTTGACGATAACGCATGTGTATTATTAAACCCACAAGGTGAAATGAGAGGAACACGTGTATTTGGTCCAGTAGCAAGAGAACTTCGTGATAAACAATTCATGAAAATTGTATCATTAGCACCAGAAGTGCTTTAA
- the rpsJ gene encoding 30S ribosomal protein S10, whose protein sequence is MSQKIRIKLKSYDHNLVDKSADKIVKTVKSTGAVVTGPIPLPTHKKIFTVLRSPHVNKKSREQFQLSSYKRLLDIYSSSSKTIDALMKLELPSGVEVEIKV, encoded by the coding sequence ATGAGTCAGAAAATTAGAATAAAATTAAAGTCTTACGATCATAATTTAGTTGACAAGTCTGCTGATAAGATTGTAAAAACTGTAAAGAGCACAGGTGCTGTAGTAACTGGTCCTATTCCATTACCAACACACAAGAAAATTTTTACTGTGTTACGTTCACCACACGTTAATAAGAAGTCAAGAGAACAATTTCAATTAAGCTCTTACAAGAGATTATTAGATATTTACTCTTCATCTTCTAAAACTATTGACGCTTTAATGAAACTTGAATTACCAAGTGGAGTTGAAGTAGAAATTAAGGTGTAA
- the rplR gene encoding 50S ribosomal protein L18, translated as MALTKNERRLRIKNRIRKVVSGTESRPRLAVFRSNKEIYAQVVDDVTGKTIAAASSRDKDIAKSKGNKTEIAALVGKAVAEKAMKAGVETISFDRGGYLYHGRVKSLAEGAREAGLKF; from the coding sequence ATGGCATTGACAAAGAACGAAAGAAGATTAAGAATAAAAAACAGAATCCGTAAGGTAGTTTCTGGTACAGAATCTAGACCAAGATTAGCTGTTTTTAGAAGTAATAAAGAAATTTATGCTCAAGTCGTAGATGATGTAACTGGTAAAACTATAGCTGCTGCATCTTCAAGAGATAAAGATATAGCAAAGTCTAAAGGAAATAAGACTGAGATTGCTGCTTTAGTAGGAAAAGCTGTTGCAGAGAAGGCTATGAAAGCTGGTGTAGAAACTATTTCTTTTGATAGAGGTGGTTACTTATATCACGGTAGAGTAAAATCATTAGCAGAAGGTGCTAGAGAAGCAGGACTTAAATTTTAA
- the rpsQ gene encoding 30S ribosomal protein S17: protein MEKRNLRKERIGVVTSNKMEKSIVVSEVKKVKHPMYGKFVLKTKKYVAHDEKNDCNEGDTVKIMETRPMSKSKCWRLVEIIERAK from the coding sequence ATGGAAAAAAGAAATTTAAGAAAAGAACGTATAGGAGTAGTTACTAGTAACAAAATGGAGAAATCTATTGTTGTTTCAGAAGTAAAAAAAGTAAAACATCCTATGTATGGAAAGTTCGTGTTAAAAACAAAGAAATATGTTGCACACGATGAGAAAAACGACTGCAACGAAGGAGATACTGTAAAGATCATGGAAACAAGACCTATGAGTAAATCTAAGTGTTGGAGATTAGTAGAAATAATTGAAAGAGCGAAGTAA
- the rpsN gene encoding 30S ribosomal protein S14, which yields MAKESMKAREVKRAKTVAKYAEKRKALKEAGDYEALQKLPKNASPIRKHNRCKLTGRPKGYMRQFGISRVMFREMANKGLIPGVKKASW from the coding sequence ATGGCTAAAGAATCAATGAAAGCCCGTGAGGTGAAGCGTGCAAAGACTGTAGCTAAATATGCTGAGAAAAGAAAAGCTTTAAAAGAAGCTGGCGATTACGAAGCATTACAAAAGTTACCTAAAAATGCATCACCAATACGTAAGCACAACCGTTGTAAACTTACAGGAAGACCAAAAGGTTATATGAGACAGTTTGGTATCTCTCGTGTAATGTTTAGAGAAATGGCTAACAAAGGGTTAATTCCTGGTGTAAAAAAAGCAAGTTGGTAA
- the rpmC gene encoding 50S ribosomal protein L29, with the protein MKQSEIKQLSTAELQEKLSETKKSYSDLKMAHTISPLDNPIQLRAVRRTVARLATELTKRDGQ; encoded by the coding sequence ATGAAGCAATCAGAAATTAAACAGCTTTCAACAGCTGAGTTACAAGAAAAACTTAGTGAGACTAAAAAGAGTTATTCAGACCTAAAAATGGCTCACACAATATCTCCTTTAGATAACCCAATTCAGCTTCGTGCTGTAAGAAGAACTGTAGCTAGATTAGCAACAGAATTAACTAAAAGAGACGGACAATAA
- the rplF gene encoding 50S ribosomal protein L6 — MSRIGKSPITVPEGVTVEIKDNVITAKGKLGELSQTFSDVEITLEDGTITLSRPSEKKDHRAKHGLYRALIANMIEGVSNGFTKQLELVGVGYRASNQGQKLDLAIGFSHNIVMDIAPEVKVETVSEKGKNPIVKLTSHDKQLVGQVAAKIRGFRKPEPYKGKGIKFVGEIIRRKAGKSA, encoded by the coding sequence ATGTCAAGAATAGGTAAAAGCCCAATCACAGTTCCTGAAGGTGTAACTGTAGAAATTAAAGATAATGTAATTACTGCAAAAGGAAAGTTAGGAGAATTATCTCAAACTTTTTCTGATGTTGAAATTACTTTAGAAGACGGAACTATTACATTAAGCCGTCCTTCTGAAAAGAAAGATCACAGAGCAAAGCACGGTCTATACAGAGCGTTAATTGCTAATATGATAGAAGGTGTATCTAACGGATTTACTAAACAATTAGAATTAGTAGGTGTTGGTTATAGAGCATCAAATCAAGGACAGAAATTAGATTTAGCAATTGGTTTCTCTCACAATATCGTTATGGACATTGCGCCAGAGGTAAAAGTAGAGACAGTATCTGAAAAAGGTAAAAACCCAATCGTTAAATTAACATCTCACGACAAACAATTAGTTGGTCAAGTAGCAGCTAAAATACGTGGTTTCCGTAAGCCAGAGCCTTACAAAGGAAAAGGTATCAAGTTTGTTGGTGAAATAATTAGAAGAAAAGCAGGTAAATCAGCTTAA